In Hymenobacter volaticus, the genomic window TTAACTTGGCGCTTCCATCCCAACCTCGTCTGCTTTGCCTTCCCCCGACAACCGCCCCGAAACTTCCGCCCTCGTCATCTACACCGGAGGCACCGCTGGTATGGCCTACAACAAGCGGGGAGAGCTGGTCCCGATGGATTTCGAGCAGATTCGCAAGAAGATGCCCGAGTTGCGCCAGCTCAACATGCGCGTAGAAGTGGTCAGCTTCGGCGAGCCCATCGATTCCAGCAACGTCACGGTGGCCGACTGGTACAAGATGGTGACGCTGATTCAAGAAAACTACAGTCTCTACGATGGGTTTGTGATTTTACACGGCACCGATACCATGGCGTATTCGGCGGCGGCACTCAGTTTTCTGCTCGAAAGCTTAGGCAAAACGGTGGTCTTCACGGGGGCTCAAGTGCCTGTGGGCCGCATCCGCACCGATGCCCGCCGCAACCTAATTACGGCCCTAGAAATAGCCGTAGCCCGCCACCCCGTGGCCGGCACGGTGCGGGTACCCGAAGTCTGCATCTTCTTCAACGACTTGCTGATCCGGGGCAACCGCGCCAAAAAGGTGGAAAGTCAGCAGTACAACGCCTTTCGGTCGGAAAACTATCCGCCCTTGGCCCGCGCCGGCATCGAACTAGAGTTCAACGACAAGCAGATCCGCCTGCTACCCGCCGCTCACCTGCGCCCCCACACCTACCTCGACGAACACGTAACGCTGCTACCACTCTTCCCTGGTCTCACCGAGCGCATGATGCGGGCTCAACTAGAAGTGGAAGGTTTGCGCGGCTGCGTCCTCGAAACCTATGGTTCGGGCAATGCGCCCACCGCG contains:
- a CDS encoding asparaginase: MPSPDNRPETSALVIYTGGTAGMAYNKRGELVPMDFEQIRKKMPELRQLNMRVEVVSFGEPIDSSNVTVADWYKMVTLIQENYSLYDGFVILHGTDTMAYSAAALSFLLESLGKTVVFTGAQVPVGRIRTDARRNLITALEIAVARHPVAGTVRVPEVCIFFNDLLIRGNRAKKVESQQYNAFRSENYPPLARAGIELEFNDKQIRLLPAAHLRPHTYLDEHVTLLPLFPGLTERMMRAQLEVEGLRGCVLETYGSGNAPTAAWFLNCLREARERGVQFLNVSQCEEGRVIQGRYETSAQLTEIGIIGGDDITREAAITKLMFVLGLKRSAVETSHLLADDLRGEITIS